The following proteins are co-located in the Podarcis raffonei isolate rPodRaf1 chromosome 5, rPodRaf1.pri, whole genome shotgun sequence genome:
- the FBXL15 gene encoding F-box/LRR-repeat protein 15: protein MEPPGGARHSGPAGARKQLLDLPWEDILFPHVLSYLPLRQLLSLQRVSKAFQSLIQLYLTNMRCFDSRQVGPNIPKAAFCILLKDNEVLQQLALQNCSDWLSDKELLPVIGQNHHLQQIELNGCVQLSRHALVAVSLSCPNLRRLSLAHCEWVDSLSLRSLADHCKELESLDLTACRQLKDEAICYLAQRCNRLKSLSLAVNANVGDAAVEEIAKACPELEHLDLTGCLRVKNNSIRTLAEYCPKLRALKVKHCHDVVESSLSILRNRGVEVDVEPPLQRALVLLQDVVGFAPFINLQI from the exons ATGGAGCCTCCGGGCGGAGCGCGGCACTCGGGGCCGGCGGGCGCCAG aaAGCAGTTATTGGACCTGCCCTGGGAAGACATCCTCTTCCCCCACGTTCTCTCATATCTCCCTCTGAGGCAACTCCTGAGCCTGCAGAGGGTCAGCAAGGCGTTTCAGTCTCTAATTCAGCTTTACCTCACCAACATGCGCTGCTTTGATTCTAGGCAG GTGGGACCAAACATTCCGAAAGCTGCATTCTGCATCCTGCTAAAAGACAACGAGGTGTTGCAACAGCTGGCACTACAGAACTGTTCCGATTGGCTGTCTGACAAGGAGCTGCTTCCTGTGATTGGCCAGAACCATCATTTGCAGCAAATTGAGTTGAATGGCTGCGTGCAGCTGAGTCGCCATGCCCTGGTGGCCGTCTCTTTGAGCTGCCCCAATTTGCGCCGGCTTTCTCTGGCTCATTGCGAGTGGGTGGACAGCCTCTCCCTGCGGAGCCTGGCTGACCACTGCAAGGAGCTGGAGTCCCTGGACCTTACAGCCTGCCGGCAGCTGAAAGATGAAGCCATCTGTTACCTTGCACAGAGGTGTAACAGACTGAAGTCCCTCTCGCTGGCTGTCAATGCGAATGTGGGTGACGCGGCAGTGGAGGAGATTGCCAAAGCCTGTCCCGAACTGGAGCACCTCGACCTCACAGGCTGCCTGCGGGTCAAGAACAACTCCATTAG GACCTTGGCAGAGTACTGCCCCAAGCTGCGTGCTCTGAAGGTGAAGCACTGCCACGACGTGGTAGAATCCAGCCTCAGCATCCTTCGCAATCGTGGTGTGGAGGTAGACGTGGAACCTCCACTACAGCGCGCCCTGGTTCTCTTGCAAGATGTAGTGGGTTTTGCACCTTTTATCAATCTTCAGATCTAA